A genome region from Haliotis asinina isolate JCU_RB_2024 chromosome 11, JCU_Hal_asi_v2, whole genome shotgun sequence includes the following:
- the LOC137255986 gene encoding uncharacterized protein, producing MTLEDICKVLPLVAFLVLQGIEEALAEDCGNGIHCFSPYACCSNVKSCCYDRDAQDNFRRSYKLHIWNMWYFWFVIIFIMMSCFGGCGYYRRRRMATLHQQRQRAPITTRRTNHIRNSSSGNRTSQSYLAYVGPAASEPPEISFLPPPYSEVSSHPGMYPETKADLPPQYSVIAANYAGSHSPPMALNAQDLAAGTNNMPKPPPYSEVAEPVSNPAPQLAEASASPTNQNTQQTSCEDSTNQCSTQAPSANDGTVN from the exons GCTTTAGCTGAAGACTGTGGGAATGGAATCCA CTGTTTTTCCCCCTACGCTTGCTGTTCTAATGTCAAGTCCTGTTGCTACGACCGAGATGCTCAAGACAATTTCCGCAGATCATACAAACTCCATATTTGGAATATGTGGTACTTCTG GTtcgtcatcatcttcatcatgatGTCCTGTTTTGGTGGGTGTGGCTACTACCGCCGCCGTCGCATGGCAACACTTCACCAGCAGCGACAGCGAGCGCCAATTACCACAAGACGGACCAATCACATACGCAACAGCAGCAGTGGCAACAGAACCTCTCAGTCATACTTAGCCTACGTCGGCCCTGCTGCATCTGAACCTCCAGAGATCTCGTTTCTACCTCCGCCCTACTCAGAG GTGTCCTCACATCCAGGGATGTACCCTGAAACCAAAGCTGACCTTCCACCTCAATATTCAGTCATAGCTGCCAACTATGCAG GTAGTCACTCACCACCAATGGCCTTAAATGCTCAGGATCTCGCAGCCGGCACTAACAATATGCCCAAACCTCCCCCATACAGTGAGGTGGCGGAACCAGTCAGTAATCCAGCCCCACAACTGGCTGAAGCTAGTGCTTCtccaaccaatcagaacacacagCAAACATCTTGTGAAGACTCAACCAATCAGTGTTCAACCCAGGCCCCTTCAGCCAATGACGGCACAGTCAACTGA